aactaatataaaattcaattcactaacattttcaacatactttttactccctccatcctaaATAAATTGAGTCAATATGTGATTAAGAATTTGCGTAGAAAAGTAggagaaaagaataaagaataaacttttgcatattttgtttttattaaaaaaaaagggaaattggtctctaaaaccatgaactttgcccaaaatttggtatttcccatgaactttgaaattggtatgtaatatcacgaactttgcattttgtttggtatttcccacagcatgtttattactccctccgtcccataaaagttgagtcgtattcctttttagtccgtctcataaaagttgagtcatttctttttttaacaaaagacaaaatccaatcactcttactttattccatcatttactttactctctcttatctttcctacttttttcatctctcctatttatttaatataaattcttaatctccgtgcccaaaagttttgtctcaacttttatgggacggagggagtactatatttgactaacttacgaggcttttatcatacttgacacaattaaatcaacgtggTTTTCAACGTGACCTTTTATGctacatgttatgaacttaaaaagtggtttcaaatattataaaacatatcacgaTTGTCtatgttaaataagattttgatgaaaatatcttatttgagtgagtttgggaaataccaaacaaaatgcaaagttcgtgatattatataccaatttcaaagttcatgggaaataccaaattttgggcaaagttcatggtaagttcatggttttagaaaccaatttcccaaaaaataaaggaaatgaGGGGCGGAGTGTCGGTTCACATGGTGACAAACTAAATTTGGGACGTAGTGAGTtgtaatttggattttttatggaaaaatgGATTACCGTTTGAATCGAGATCTCCTTGCTCGAACAACTTGAGAGTGTGAAACAACATGGCCAAGCAGGCGGCGGAGGGCGGCGAGAAACCCACCGGCTCAGCTCCCGTCTTTTCAGCAACGTCGAAAACCCACGAAAACGAGAGGTCGGCAAGGACACAAGTGACCTTCTCATTCGGGTTGGAGCTGTTGATCGTCTCGATCAAATCTTTCAAGGTTTGCGGCATTGTCTTCGGCAGAGTTTCGAACAGCGTGAAGGGGTTGTCTGGATCGTCCTCCGGAGTTAGGCCGTCGGGGACTGTTGCCATAACTATGTTGTTGTCGGAATCATCTTCAGATGCGGAAAGTAGTAGTTTGTCGTGGATGGATTGGGCGTTAACGAAGGTGACCTTAATGCCGTGTTTGGCTATTTGGCGGCACAGAGACATGAGCGGCTTCACGTGCCCTTGTGCGGGGAGCGGAACGGCCAGCACGTGAGGTCGGTTGCCGGTCGCCATCGGAGCTCGCTGCCTCTTTGCCGTCGAATGAACCAATTGAGCTTTTCACAATCTTGTTGGAgtagttttttgttttgattttggataCACTGAGGATgcaaaagataaatttattgataatgaaatggaaatttaaaataaaatatggagtacaataataatggagtaataataatagctAGACGACGTGGCTCGTACACCCAcgtccatgaaatattgtccTAGTTTGACTCGGTAtacattttaagaaatgtgaagaaaagtgagatgaaaaaaagttagtggaatgagggtttaatatttatatatttattttataatagaacgtgagtgtaaaaagttagtggaaagtaggGATCGTtgaccaaaaatagaaaaaaagcaaagtggACAACTTTTTACAGACGGACAAGATGAAAACATTGGACGGcatttcacggacggagggagtagttaacAACTACTATCTCCGTCGCACATTAAGTGTCACATTTAGtgtgggcacgagttttaagaaatgtaaagaaaagtgagttgaataagttagttgatgatgagtctcacttatatatattagttttataataaaatgtgagtagaattgATTTGTGGAATGTGTGGTctactaccatttatggtaaaagtgaaatgtgactcttattgtgggacggaccgaaatgacaaaatgtgacatttattGTGGAACGAAGATAGTAATATTGTACACACAGGAAAtgcggtttgcaagattgtatattgggattaaatatattatgtgttttttagTTCAATCATAGACTATATCTaaatactattttatctaggaaTTTAAATCTCGCCAATGCTGTTGACCACAACAATTTTACTTCATAATTAGGATAGCTATCCCTTCACACACTACGTGGCGATTTGGCCACCACGTATCACACATGTGCCTTTGTTATcactaaaaaactaaaatgtaCAATCATATAGAAAGgatttttggctttttaaaccaaaacctttccccgaattctggtttttctcataaattatgagatttgtttttaaaaccacaaactttcattttgttaGGATTTTCCCCCGGCGGGTCAACGACGAAACCCGGGTTGTCTACGtatcaattttaatcctatttgtcactaaattgattACATGGATCCTATTTGacacaataatacatacagtcacaattattacataacaaatgacaacttctgaataaacaaaacacaactttaacattttgaattatgctattcGGGTCGGAAATGTGCTATTTGGGTCGGgttgggaaaatcctaacgaaatgaaagttcgtggttttaaaaataaatctcataGTTTATGGGAAAAATCGGAATTCGGgaaaaggttttggtttaaaaaaccaaaaaccctattagaaaaatgtaaaatgacCTATATACAGGAAGATGATAATGTAGCAGGTCCAATTTGAGTTCctggatttggatttggatttggatttggactATAGAATAATCTCAAAACgtcttgatttaatttaatttaattttgttgtctATTTATCTTGGTGAACTTTGCATTTTACCGTTGGATGAATTTTGGCGAAATCCAATTAtacaatatacatatatagctCGTCATCGGACAGTAGGTGGACTAACCAGACGGGAAACAACGATGTCGTTTTGAATAGTCTTGCATGGCATTGTTTCACGAAAATATTGCAATTAATTAAACCTCAgcccaaatattttattttcatgttctgaaaataaatttcttcTCAGGATTGAATGTTCATTGTTCATGTTTGTAACTTGTAAGTCATCTTCAATATCTTCCCCTTCTTCGATTAGATTTGACTTGGTAAATGCTCAATATGAAATCGATAATGACCACACATGATTCATTTTACTGAAAATATCAGTTGCAGAAAATCTCAACAAGTAAAAGTTTGTGATCTTACAACATTAAGATAATGAAAAGATCTAAAGTCCAATATTAGTTTGGGATATActcctctgttccatagtaatggagtcatttttctattttagtgcgtttcatatatattagtggagtcatttccgtttttaataaaaattaatacatttcttctcatttactttcctatttattatttattttctcttcatctctctatccttttcatctctttctttattcttCGTTTAGTTAACttacttaacacaatttttttacatgtcgaaaagaaacgccttcACTACTgcggaacggaaggagtaattaGCGACCACTGGCCATTTTTGAAACGTTATTTTCTAACAAGTAGTAGCCTTAATGGACtcccatatttttttaagaaatgagaatttagagggaaaaaggaaatcagATTTTCAAAAGCTATCGATCTCGCAAATTATTAGtgttcaatttcaaatcttttCACATGTCTTATCACGTGGCTAAATTAGTAAAATCACTTTATCAACTTGTGAGAatagaaatgtcaacaaaaataaagaaggtACAATAAGTAATTTCCAACAAAATTAGTTGCCAACAACTACAAGAGTACGTAGTTGCATTTTCACATCCTTAACGATTTatagttcttttttttagctccaatattattgttttttactaTGTTTTATTAGTGGTACCATAACATATTATGTGTAAGATAGATGATCCGAATTAGAAATATTTACCATAGTAAAATCAACTCCTATTTGAGGGAATCCATATAAACCATGAAGTCTATAGATTGGTGATCTTTCACATACATTATACTATTTGTGTCATTGTACATGTGTGACTGTGTGAGACGTAAGTCACACCATGAAATTCTTGCCCCAACAAATCATTAGGTTATTCTTAGACTTGAAGATATCCTAATACCCCCACAACCGCATTTTACCTCATATGAAACTATCTTAGAAGTCAAGCATCAAAATGGAACCACATGTTTATCCATATCTAGCAAGATGGGTTACCGTGCACTGCACTGAACGCATAAAGTAATTGTTACTGTGCACTGCACTGAACGCATAAAGTCATTGCATGCATAATGCATGCACAATCAAATTTAGTGCGCTTCTAATGACATTTTATGTGTTGCAAAATGCTTTCATTGCATTTACAAATGTTTTTTCCCGCATCACCCTGTCTCACCTTATTTATCCGTCTCAATCTATTTCACAACTTATTATCATTCTTTCTCATTACACCACCCTCTCAGACTAAGAGgcttcttggtatgatggaatggaatggtggaatggaatgtgatttctacttccattctattcatttgcttggtgtgatggaatgaacgagtgaatggatgaaaatgcaaagaaaatccaaggaaattgacatttcattcctatcttcattccattccaacctccattccatcataccaagcatgCTCTTACAGATGCCAATGACGAAGCTGATTCTACGCTAACCCTGAGAGATGCCATGCATGATACTGCGATTTTTCTTCCCTGCCTCATCGTCAAAATCCTGGCCCCACCCCAACCACTGTTCAAGTATTCTCAATTGTTCCATTTCATACATAGTAACTCCTTAAAACTTCTATCTCACTCCATCTCTATCTATAGCAAAGCATTGCCAACATACACAATCACCACATCTCTCCTCACACCAATATCCATGGCACTCAAAACCCTAACCTCCACACCCAttctctcctcctcctcctcctcctcctcggctTCTCAACCGCTTCCACCCCTCGCCCCCACCCCCGGCCATGCAAGCGAATGGTCCTCTACTTCCACGACATACTCTACAACGGCCACAACTCCCACAACGCCACATCCGCGATAGTGGGATCGCCGGCCTGGGGCGACAGGGTCACCCTGGCCGGCCAGAACCACTTTGGGAACGTCGTCGTTTTCGACGACCCCATCACTATAGACAACAACCTCCACTCACCGGCCGTGGGGCGGGCCCAGGGATTCTACCTGTACGACAAGAAGGAGATCTTCACTGCGTGGGTAGGGTTTTCTTTCGTCTTCAACTCGACGCAGCATAAGGGCTCCATCAACTTTGCCGGGGCAGATCCGTTGATGAACAAGACGAGGGAGATCTCGGTAATCGGTGGAACGGGAGATTTCTTCATGACGAGGGGAGTGGCGACGCTCATGACGGATGCGTTTGAAGGAGAGGTTTATTTTAGGCTTCGTGttgatattaatttgtatGAGTGTTGGTAGAAATGTTATAAGtatatttgatgaatttaaggttttttttgttatgtttgtttgattttttcacatcaaattgtAACAACTCTTATTTTGGCTAAAATAAGGACAAGACAAGGCAAattattcatgatttttacTTTCCATTGttacattttatgttttgtaatAGTGATGTGATATACTATCTGTagttttttaacataaaataaatagggCCACGTAATTTACAATTCAAGATAtcataaataaacataaaggAACAAGGGGGGAAATAAAAGAGGTGGATTACGTATGATTCCATGAAAATGGGGGTAATAACTAAGAATAAGGCTAAGTTTAGATAGCAATTTCACTAtcaaaattaagatttttaaaataaaattaaaatttgaatttaactTTATTGTTAGTGTTTGTATAGAAAATGGGATTGAGATCACAAATGGACGTTATTCACAATGAGACTcgattttagttttattatatgtGAAATTTGCAATTATTTAGTGATACTAAAACAGCTTCTTTTGTTCAGATATCATCAATTTGCCGAATTCGTAGTtgatataatttcttttctcaaATTCCAACATTaccttcaatttatttactcacttttctactattactaataaaatagagCCAcggttatattttttaatggcCATCCATTTAACtctaaaaatgttaaatatcataaataccGTTACTCGTAGAAAAGTAAAATCGTTATTATTTGATGGAATCATCGAACCTATTATGGTAAGTTGGTAAATTATGGGTGGTGCAAAAATATCTATGTACATGACTAATGGGCCGATTCTCTAGTTGTACACCACTCTTTTTCCAAGAGGGTGtgttctacttttttctcgtTTATTAAAGTTGGTGTTTGCTTAAAGATTTAAGAGTTGTCCCTTTTAAGGGAATGCAAATTGCAATCATATTCTTCTCTATCTAATCTAGGGATTAACAACAATGCCATTTCGAATATTTAATTGTGTGTTGGCATATTTTAACAGGTTCATTCACATCTGATTGAAGGTTGGAGTTGGTCAAAACTTGATTTTGGTCATTGGAATATTTTGAGCTTCAAGGAATATGCCTTTTAACTTTTCTACGTGTAATATGTCTTTTATAACGAGGGAAATTACATGTACTACCTGTTTTTCCATATGGGTTATGAtaagttcatactttttgaGTTCGTGTGTTTATTGAGTCGATCTATTATAAAGTTGTTAGTTTCAGATTGGATTAGAGTTGTGTCGGGTTAATTTCAGGTAAAAAATATCCTaacttctctatataagtgtgaaTAACCCTTCCCCTTATGAGGttttttaaggggtgagtgactcatttctaataactactaatataatataattttattccttaaatttaaattgtgatCAAGTTTTTATTGTacataatatcatattttaattatataaataacatCCATGTTGCTATCATATCGAGTCAATCTAAACTGTATTATGTTAACGAGTTCATATAGTGTGCGAGTCATGTTTAAATTTGAAGGTAGCAAGTTGAATTTTGTATATGGATTTGAGAAGCAGTTAGATTTTAACCGACCTTACTtataaaactttaaatgtGAAGTATATGGCCATGTAATTATTCAAATGTGcaatctcatttttatcaCTATAATATAATCTATATCACGTACAATTGAATTTTCCATTAGCTACAAATCAATAACAAAAGTTAGTACATTGCCTTTGGTCGATTCTATTTGACACGTAGCCTCGGCCGCGGCGTCGAAACTTTGAAAATCTCACGGATTTGTTAAATTGTCGCCACCGCATCAACACTTTTATAAACTTTGTCCTTATATATAtgctaatataaaaatatatataaaatgaatgaaataactaaatatctgtttatactataattttttaaacaaaaatcaataagaTTAAAACGATAAATTAGGTgtgaattgaatttattttgcCTATTAATTTGGTTTTCAGTAACAGCtacatataattttcaataattgtgacaaatttttaacgaatgaaaaaaaaaaaatggtaaggGCCTAAGCCCGTCTCATATACTACACCACTActttttgtttcataataTAAAACTTGTTATGTTAGATTAATGAAGGTTAATACTCGTGAATTTATGACAAAATAGTTATTTAGCCAAACAATGATACTTTACCCGGGATGAGATCGTCTGCCGTGCCAAATAGCACAGTAGGAATGGCTGTACTTAAAACGTAGGTCTCCAAGACATAGAAGAAACATACCTGCCGTTTTATGCCTTGGAAACCTGCGTTTTAAGCACAACAATTCTTGTTATGCTATTTGGCATAGCAGACGATCTCATCCCTACTTTACCTACCCCATATTAGTGCAGTATCGAGGCAAatgagtagtagtataaaacttcttattaattttttgataagTTTCCACTGAGTTCAATTTTTCCCTAATAACACTTTTATTAGTTttcatctctattttattctaaacaattttacatttataagTGACCtcaaacttttcggcacgagatttaatgaaatgagattttgttagtaaagtggaaagtgaataaaataagagatttaataaagtagagagaaaaaagtaaaaagagaacaccaaaaaatgaaatgagtcaTTTATCTTGAGACGtcctaaaaaaagaatatgagtCGCTTATCTTGAGACACgtggagtatttcttttatgATTTGATGCTACTTTTATTATGGAAtagcaaaataaatgaaatgaataaaccGGTAGAAAAAGGAAGAGGCACCTCGTAAGTGTGGACAGAGGCGGGGGAATCAAATCGAAGCTGTTAATTACAAGTCAGGCAGAAGCGGGGCCCACCAACCGCACCTCGAGCGGTGACGAGCCGCTCCCCACTCTTAAATGACTCAATCATCATATGCCACCAAAACactcttttattattattattaataatttaatccaactatattattataaaatatataaacgcGAAAGGGGGCAGCCGTAATATGCTACCAAAAGTCCGCCGTCTGCTCTCATCCAACGTCGTATCGCCACAAACCCCCTTTCAATGCTTTCAAGTTTCACCTTATAAAATGACCACAAAATATAGTATCAAGCTGTTTCCACATTTtgtattcaaatattttctcataattGGTAATccctataaattaaaaagaaagatgaaaaatgcGATGAAAAGGAATAGTGAAattatcatatactcccttcgtccgtcattaggagtctcaatTGTGGAtgacatgggttttaagaaatgttaagaaaaacgggtggaaaaaaattagtggaacatgagtcccacttgtatatattagtttcaaatgaaatatgggtggaatgagttagtggaaggtggggccatattaccatttatgggaAGAGTGAACcaggactcttattcgcggacggactaaaatggaaaaacgggactcccattcgcggacggagggagtacttcctcagtcccggctaagatgacacattccttagctgacacgggattttaagagttattggttaaagtgtttaattggagagagaaaagatggGTATCAGTactaaaatagagagagaaagaaagataattattttaataagagtggaaaaaagtgattgagtgtattaattggagagaaaaaaagtttccaaataaataaatgtgtcatcttagttgaaacaagctaaaaaaaaaaacatgtcatcttaagcgagacgggagaaatagtaaaatttagaGGAGATTCAACAACCCCCACttaaaagtggaaaaaagtaGCTATGTGATGGAGATAATTTCATATGgatttttattatcaaaacGATATCATTTAGCCATCCATATTACCAAATTAATGCACCTTtgcaatattatttatttaccaaaaaaaactGTCTTGAAATAATtgagaattttcaaaatcgaTAATTTCAAAAGAATAAAGAATAGACCATAATTTGATGAATAGTGAGTGCACAATTAGAGAGAGATTGCCGAAAAgcaaacatttcatatttattgggacgaaGGGGGTAATAATATGAGTATTTTGCTAAATTAAGTAAGACGGCTTAACCTGCCGCGTCGATTGTCACTCTccgtttattaattttgagaaattacCAATTTTCCCACAGTCACTGTTccaccatatatatatacatttactcgaaaatcaccaaaatcacacacccctctctctcttttcatACCTCGCCGGCGCACACCAAGCCCTAGCTCCCCCTTTCTCTCCGATCtccgcctctctctctctcgattATTGAACAGATTCGTTTTATTCCGCAGCTGAATTACCGATTGAATCCAGCAGGTAAGAAGAATTTGACCGATCTCTCAATTGCTGAATGCTATTTCTGCGCTCCTGCCTCTGTGTTTCTCTTCCTGAAGCTGATTATTGATCGATTCCGTTTCTGATTTTAGCTCNNNNNNNNNNNNNNNNNNNNNNNNNNNNNNNNNNNNNNNNNNNNNNNNNNNNNNNNNNNNNNNNNNNNNNNNNNNNNNNNNNNNNNNNNNNNNNNNNNNNCTCACATTCcatcatttcactcacattttattataaaatcaatataaaaaaatgggtcccacattccactaactttttcaaccaacttttctttacatttcttaaaacccgtgcccggtcataAGTGCtactcctaatgggggacggagggagtaccatttttggtagtggacctcatattccactaactcattcctactcacattttattataaaactaatactttaaaagtaggactcacactcccaccaactttttcaattcactttccattagatttcttcaaaacccgtgtcgggtcaaagtgtcccaaattatctgggacggagggagtactttctATTTGTATGATTGTATCAACAGattaagtagtactcctactattatTCAGGTTGTTCAACTAGTACTACTCTTTGCAGATATTGATGAATGTAAAAAGAATTCACGTGCTTGCAACAAGGACGCACGCTGCAACAATACAATAGGCAATTACACATGTACTTGCCCGAAGAATTACGAAGGTAATGGAATGGGTGAAGATGGCTGCAAGCGGAAGGCGCCCATAGATATGAAGATCACTTATATCTCGATAGGTAAATATTCTTGGTTTAGTAGAATTCTATTCatgttttcatcattttcatattttggcTCGTCGGAATAAACAAACAGGAGTTGCGTCTGGTGTCATCTGTCTACTTCTCGGCATCATTTTCCTCTACTTGGAACGCAAGAGAAGATCACATAATAAGATGAAGCGAAGATTCTTTCTCCAAAACGGTGGCCATATGTTGCAAGAGAAGTTGGCTAAGAGAGAAGCTTCAGAGATGGTCACCATTTTCAGCTCATTAGAGCTACAGAAGGCGACAAACAACTTTCACAACAGTATGATCATTGGCCGAGGTGGCTTTGGCACCGTGTACAAAGGTATACTAGCCGATAGAAGAACAGTGGCAATCAAGAGGTCTATAAGAGTTGATCCCACACAAATCGAGCAGTTCATCAACGAGGTTGTTATTCTGTCTCAAATCAACCATAGGAATGTAGTTATACTTCTTGGATGTTGCCTAGAAACAGATGTTCCACTTTTAGTCTACGAGTTCGTTAGCAATGGGACCCTTTCTTCACACTTGCACGATGAGGCTAAGGCGTGTGTTCTTGATTGGAACACGCGTCTAAAGATCGCTGCAGAAACTGCAGGGGTGCTCTCGTATCTGCACTCTTCAGCTTCTACTCCGATCATACATAGGGATGTCAAGTCGGACAATATCCTCTTGGACCATAATTTGACTGTGAAGGTGTCGGATTTTGGGGCTTCAAAGCTAGTTCCAGTTGATCTCGCGCAGCTATCTACAATGGTGCAAGGGACTTTCGGATACCTTGATCCTGAGTACATGCAGACAAACCAGTTGACAGAGAAGAGCGATGTTTACAGCTTTGGAGTTGTTCTGCTAGAGCTAGTCACGGGGCGTAAAGCATTGAGTTTTAATAGGCCGGTAGAGGA
The genomic region above belongs to Salvia hispanica cultivar TCC Black 2014 chromosome 3, UniMelb_Shisp_WGS_1.0, whole genome shotgun sequence and contains:
- the LOC125214337 gene encoding LOW QUALITY PROTEIN: dirigent protein-like (The sequence of the model RefSeq protein was modified relative to this genomic sequence to represent the inferred CDS: deleted 2 bases in 1 codon), yielding MALKTLTSTHSLLLLLLLLGFSTASTPRPHPRPCKRMVLYFHDILYNGHNSHNATSAIVGSPAWGDRVTLAGQNHFGNVVVFDDPITIDNNLHSPAVGRAQGFYLYDKKEIFTAWVGFSFVFNSTQHKGSINFAGADPLMNKTREISVIGGTGDFFMTRGVATLMTDAFEGEVYFRLRVDINLYECW
- the LOC125214336 gene encoding wall-associated receptor kinase 3-like; its protein translation is MGEDGCKRKAPIDMKITYISIGVASGVICLLLGIIFLYLERKRRSHNKMKRRFFLQNGGHMLQEKLAKREASEMVTIFSSLELQKATNNFHNSMIIGRGGFGTVYKGILADRRTVAIKRSIRVDPTQIEQFINEVVILSQINHRNVVILLGCCLETDVPLLVYEFVSNGTLSSHLHDEAKACVLDWNTRLKIAAETAGVLSYLHSSASTPIIHRDVKSDNILLDHNLTVKVSDFGASKLVPVDLAQLSTMVQGTFGYLDPEYMQTNQLTEKSDVYSFGVVLLELVTGRKALSFNRPVEEKSLSNYFLYVLKQDLLVKIIDEKIVGLENMEQISTVCKLAKECLNVKGEDRPSMKEVAMELEGLILREKHSWATNVDDEEEMKSLIPNDHDGTSGVGFDSIGMDHIVLPINDGGR